The Panicum hallii strain FIL2 chromosome 9, PHallii_v3.1, whole genome shotgun sequence genome has a window encoding:
- the LOC112873689 gene encoding probable glutathione S-transferase parA, whose product MEGDKASGCGGLVLINCFVSPYGNRVRIALKRKGLEYEEKPENLAAKSPLLLSSNPVHAKVPVLLVGGKPVCESLVILEFIDEAFPGAGEPLLPAAPCARAHARFWASYVDTKLPECAVRVWRSPKGAAAVEEGKKDLVAVLKTLEAELGAKPYFAGDALGYVDVALVPFAPWFLTYERLGRFSVAAECPALAAWAERCARENECVAKSLPEPEHVFQFVCGMRKMFGLD is encoded by the exons ATGGAGGGAGACAAGGCCAGCGGCTGCGGCGGCTTGGTCCTGATCAACTGCTTCGTGAGCCCCTACGGCAACCGGGTGCGCATCGCGCTGAAGCGCAAGGGCCTGGAGTACGAGGAGAAGCCCGAGAACCTGGCGGCCAAGAGCCCGCTGCTGCTGTCCTCCAACCCCGTCCACGCCAAGGTCCCTGTCCTCCTCGTCGGGGGCAAGCCCGTGTGCGAGTCTCTCGTCATCCTCGAGTTCATCGACGAAGCCTtccccggcgccggcgagccgctcctccccgccgccccctgcgcccgcgcgcacgcccgCTTCTGGGCCTCCTACGTCGACACCAAG CTGCCTGAGTGCGCGGTGCGCGTGTGGCGGTCGCCcaagggcgcggcggcggtggaggaggggaAGAAGGACCTGGTGGCCGTGCTGAAGACGCTGGAGGCGGAGCTGGGCGCCAAGCCCTACTTCGCCGGGGACGCGCTCGGGTACGTGGACGTGGCGCTGGTGCCGTTCGCGCCGTGGTTCCTGACCTACGAGAGGCTCGGCAGGTTCAGCGTCGCCGCCGAGTGCCCGGCGCTCGCGGCGTGGGCGGAGCGCTGCGCCCGGGAGAACGAGTGCGTGGCCAAGTCGCTGCCGGAGCCGGAGCACGTGTTCCAGTTCGTGTGCGGCATGAGGAAGATGTTTGGCCTCGACTAG